From one Macellibacteroides fermentans genomic stretch:
- a CDS encoding sensor histidine kinase yields MTYSEKYIHLIIIQILIWLSLLITPACIEFVSNQDIGKALNAITVTGKFVLPSAVLYFINFYGFVPYLLFRKRAILFYLVNFLAISGIHLWLFTPTFQLQENWKVAFWSLAAASFIINIVFVGCATGLRYIVRWNDLNVRLKEEKQKSAEAELAFLKNQLNPHFLFNTLNNISSLVQIDADTAQDSIGQLSDLLRYTLYDSNQTQVPTEGEVEFMNNYINLMKLRCNEKTTVDVELQQPPKSGQIAPLLFISLIENAFKHGVNSRKESIIRIRFGAQGEQLVFTCENSYYPKTQMDRIGSGIGLENLKRRLELTYPDCYQYVQELRGDIYFVQITLQNCL; encoded by the coding sequence ATGACATACTCGGAAAAATATATACATCTTATCATTATACAGATTCTTATCTGGTTGTCGTTGTTAATAACTCCTGCATGTATTGAATTTGTATCTAATCAGGACATTGGAAAGGCGTTGAATGCAATCACGGTAACAGGCAAGTTTGTTTTACCTTCGGCCGTTCTCTATTTTATCAATTTCTATGGATTTGTGCCCTATTTGCTGTTCCGGAAACGGGCAATCCTGTTTTATCTGGTTAATTTTCTGGCTATTTCGGGTATTCACCTGTGGCTGTTCACCCCCACCTTTCAGTTACAGGAAAACTGGAAGGTAGCTTTCTGGTCGCTGGCCGCAGCCTCCTTTATTATCAACATCGTGTTTGTGGGGTGTGCAACAGGTCTGCGTTATATTGTTCGTTGGAACGACCTCAATGTAAGACTAAAAGAGGAGAAGCAAAAGAGCGCTGAGGCAGAACTTGCCTTTTTAAAGAATCAGCTGAATCCGCACTTTTTGTTCAATACGCTGAATAACATTTCCAGTCTTGTTCAAATTGACGCAGACACAGCACAGGATAGCATAGGGCAATTGAGTGACTTGCTACGGTACACCCTTTATGATTCGAATCAGACACAGGTTCCTACTGAAGGAGAGGTCGAATTCATGAATAATTATATCAATCTGATGAAATTACGATGTAACGAAAAGACAACAGTGGATGTAGAGTTGCAACAGCCGCCCAAGTCGGGACAGATTGCCCCGCTCCTCTTTATCTCTTTGATAGAAAATGCGTTCAAGCACGGAGTAAACAGCAGAAAAGAATCGATTATCCGCATCCGCTTCGGCGCTCAGGGTGAACAACTTGTTTTTACCTGCGAGAACAGCTATTATCCTAAAACGCAAATGGACCGTATAGGTTCGGGCATAGGTCTGGAGAATCTGAAGCGTCGTCTTGAATTAACCTATCCCGATTGCTATCAGTATGTACAGGAACTACGGGGCGATATTTATTTTGTACAAATAACCCTTCAAAATTGCTTATGA
- a CDS encoding GH92 family glycosyl hydrolase codes for MKHIFLSVLLSTMLPCTFCQAADGGHILWSIGKADHSTADLALGPDKYKSYLEADFGFEDRYFLIEKDTASRSFPYVIPGPADEWGGTWSTAGWRTHESNILFGLDNIPAQGTWKLIIVVADNAVKKPPLLKVSINNQSQKFQLPAGASDLSIAGKLQSTSGRTLEIPIPGETLKKGGNSITLSVLEGSWILFDHIRLEAPAGTRLTRPEPVFIRNTEVADYEIHRDGKNFQPFLADLEHLEGTPRISFRLDGKEIYSQLLDTARYLLEIPMPAVKKALTSNYQLMCNGKVLQQGKVNRSPQPLQTLAGYVDTRIGTAHSRWMIAPGPWMPFGMVKLSPDNQNAGWQAGYQPTFESIGCFSHIHEWTMGGLGMLPTNGKLQTVMGDEMDPDSGYRSRIDKTTEEAPLGYYKVKLTDYDILAELTATTHCGFQRYTFPSKRDSSRVLVDLHIPTEYDYQLCEIDIRKVSDTRIEGYSNQLSKNVWSHDADQAYIVHFVIEFDQPIQSMGGWADGQHRITDHLSAKEIRDGGVWLQFDTRSNPVVQARSGISLVSIANASLNLETEISKPFGWNFQAVRNNQQQVWNNLLGRVEISTDNRMEKVRFYTNMYRALCSRNTWSDVNGEWVSADEQVRRFTNPDDRALGCDAFWNTFWNLNQFWNLVTPEWSNRWVKSQLAMYDANGWLAKGPAGMEYIPVMVAEHEIPLIVGAYQMGIRGYDADKAFEAVKKMQTTPSQPVCGGYAGNRDLLPYLQHQFVPADKGRFSNTLEYAYDDWTVAQFAKALGKEDDYKTFSQRGSWWRNAIHPETGYAQLRNSDGNWVPDFDPFRSGANEQYVEGNAWQLTYFVPQDVPALVNAVGKDRFVERLEWGFQASEPWRYNAPNDQYWDYPVVQGNQQSMHFAFLFNWAGKPWLTQKWSRSIIERYYGVGQANAYLGDEDQGQMSAWLVMASLGLFQTDGGCSTNPVYEIASPLYEKCVIHLGEQFGRGKQFTIQARGVSRKNIYVQRASLNGQPLQTFHFPAAELLKGGSLILEMGPQPNKMWGIE; via the coding sequence ATGAAACACATCTTCTTATCCGTTTTGCTGTCGACCATGCTTCCCTGTACTTTTTGCCAGGCTGCCGATGGCGGTCATATCCTCTGGAGTATTGGGAAAGCCGACCATTCCACGGCCGATCTGGCTTTGGGTCCCGACAAATATAAAAGTTACCTGGAAGCCGACTTCGGGTTCGAAGACCGCTATTTCCTGATCGAAAAAGATACCGCCTCCAGATCCTTTCCCTATGTAATACCGGGACCGGCCGACGAATGGGGTGGCACCTGGAGCACTGCAGGCTGGCGTACACACGAATCCAACATCCTTTTCGGATTGGACAATATACCGGCACAGGGAACCTGGAAGCTGATAATCGTTGTGGCCGACAATGCCGTAAAGAAACCGCCCCTGTTGAAGGTAAGCATCAACAACCAGTCACAAAAGTTCCAGCTACCCGCCGGAGCAAGCGACCTATCGATTGCAGGCAAGCTGCAGAGCACATCCGGCCGCACACTCGAGATCCCTATCCCGGGCGAAACCCTAAAAAAAGGGGGTAACAGCATCACATTATCTGTACTGGAAGGGTCGTGGATTTTGTTTGACCACATCCGTCTGGAGGCTCCTGCCGGAACCAGATTAACCCGTCCTGAACCGGTTTTTATACGTAATACGGAGGTTGCCGACTATGAGATACACCGCGACGGCAAGAATTTTCAACCTTTTCTGGCAGATTTGGAGCATCTGGAGGGAACTCCTCGCATTTCGTTCCGGCTGGACGGGAAAGAGATCTACAGTCAGCTGCTGGACACCGCCCGGTATCTGCTCGAAATCCCCATGCCCGCTGTGAAGAAAGCCTTAACAAGCAACTACCAGCTGATGTGCAATGGAAAGGTCTTACAGCAAGGAAAAGTAAACCGCTCGCCCCAACCATTGCAAACTCTGGCCGGATATGTAGATACCCGCATCGGTACGGCACATTCGCGCTGGATGATCGCTCCCGGTCCGTGGATGCCCTTCGGAATGGTAAAGCTCAGTCCGGACAACCAGAATGCCGGTTGGCAGGCAGGCTATCAGCCCACCTTCGAGAGTATCGGCTGTTTTAGTCACATTCACGAATGGACCATGGGGGGACTGGGTATGTTGCCCACCAACGGGAAACTGCAGACGGTTATGGGAGACGAGATGGATCCCGATTCGGGGTATCGCTCGCGCATAGACAAAACAACCGAAGAGGCTCCGCTGGGATACTACAAGGTGAAGCTGACCGATTACGATATCCTGGCCGAGCTTACCGCAACCACCCACTGCGGATTTCAACGATACACCTTTCCTTCCAAGCGTGACAGTTCGCGGGTATTGGTGGACCTACATATCCCCACCGAATACGATTATCAGTTGTGCGAGATAGATATACGCAAGGTAAGCGACACCCGCATCGAAGGATACAGCAACCAGCTATCCAAAAATGTATGGAGCCACGATGCCGATCAGGCCTACATTGTTCACTTTGTAATAGAGTTCGACCAACCCATCCAATCCATGGGAGGCTGGGCAGACGGACAGCACCGGATAACGGATCATCTTTCGGCTAAAGAGATACGTGATGGGGGCGTATGGCTTCAGTTCGACACACGCAGCAATCCTGTAGTGCAGGCACGTTCGGGTATATCGCTGGTAAGCATCGCCAATGCCTCACTGAACCTCGAAACGGAAATAAGCAAACCCTTTGGATGGAACTTCCAGGCGGTACGTAACAACCAGCAACAGGTATGGAATAATCTGCTGGGGCGCGTCGAGATAAGCACAGACAACCGGATGGAAAAGGTACGCTTTTACACCAATATGTACCGGGCATTGTGCAGTAGAAATACATGGAGCGACGTTAACGGCGAGTGGGTTTCGGCCGACGAGCAGGTAAGACGCTTCACCAATCCCGACGACCGGGCGCTGGGCTGCGATGCATTCTGGAATACTTTCTGGAACCTCAATCAGTTCTGGAATCTGGTAACACCCGAATGGAGCAACCGGTGGGTGAAATCGCAACTCGCCATGTACGATGCCAACGGATGGCTGGCTAAAGGACCTGCAGGGATGGAATACATACCTGTAATGGTGGCCGAACACGAGATCCCCCTCATTGTAGGAGCTTACCAAATGGGAATACGAGGCTACGATGCCGATAAAGCCTTCGAAGCAGTTAAGAAGATGCAGACAACCCCCAGTCAGCCTGTATGCGGAGGCTATGCCGGCAACCGCGACCTGCTTCCCTATCTTCAACACCAATTTGTGCCGGCCGACAAAGGAAGGTTTTCCAACACCCTCGAGTATGCTTACGACGACTGGACAGTAGCCCAGTTTGCTAAAGCTTTGGGTAAAGAAGACGATTACAAAACATTCTCCCAAAGAGGTTCGTGGTGGCGCAATGCCATCCATCCGGAAACCGGTTATGCCCAATTGCGCAACAGCGACGGGAACTGGGTGCCTGACTTCGATCCGTTCCGCTCCGGAGCCAACGAACAATATGTGGAAGGCAATGCCTGGCAGCTAACCTACTTTGTGCCGCAGGATGTACCCGCTCTGGTAAACGCTGTAGGAAAAGATCGTTTTGTAGAACGACTCGAATGGGGATTTCAGGCCAGCGAACCCTGGCGTTACAATGCCCCCAACGACCAGTACTGGGACTACCCCGTTGTGCAAGGCAACCAGCAATCCATGCACTTTGCCTTTCTTTTCAACTGGGCAGGCAAACCCTGGCTCACGCAGAAGTGGAGTCGTTCCATCATAGAGCGTTACTACGGAGTTGGGCAGGCCAATGCCTATCTGGGCGACGAAGATCAGGGGCAGATGAGTGCCTGGCTTGTAATGGCATCGCTGGGACTTTTCCAGACAGACGGCGGATGTAGTACCAACCCGGTATACGAAATTGCCAGTCCCCTTTACGAAAAGTGTGTGATTCATCTGGGAGAACAATTCGGAAGAGGGAAGCAATTCACCATTCAGGCACGGGGTGTTTCCCGCAAAAACATCTACGTACAGCGTGCCTCCTTAAACGGTCAGCCGTTGCAAACGTTCCACTTCCCTGCCGCCGAGCTGCTAAAGGGAGGTTCTTTAATCCTCGAAATGGGACCTCAACCCAATAAAATGTGGGGAATTGAATAA
- a CDS encoding LytR/AlgR family response regulator transcription factor, translated as MIHLTCMVVDDEPLAIKLLENYIIRTPYLRLTASFSDPVQALSSLLETPVNILFLDVQMPDLDGLNLSAMAPHATKTIFTTAFKQYAFESYEVNALDFLLKPIRYNKFLNATEKAKQWFELVYGKEQGISATSSVTLVPGQISEQNSIYVRTNNHLRQIDFSQIVYVKGLKDYVYIYLENEKRALITHLTMKAMEEMLPSNHFMRVHRSYIVALDKIKSVDRNNCIYLSNEVIHVTETYKEAFIAYLKAKIPC; from the coding sequence ATGATACATCTTACATGCATGGTTGTAGACGATGAGCCGCTTGCCATCAAATTGCTGGAAAATTACATTATTCGCACCCCATATCTCAGGCTGACAGCTTCTTTCAGCGATCCAGTACAGGCTCTCTCTTCTTTGCTGGAAACACCTGTGAATATCCTTTTCTTAGACGTTCAGATGCCGGACCTAGACGGGCTCAACCTGTCTGCTATGGCGCCCCATGCAACGAAAACAATCTTTACTACAGCTTTCAAGCAATACGCTTTTGAAAGTTACGAGGTGAATGCGCTGGACTTTTTGTTGAAACCCATCAGATACAATAAATTTCTGAATGCAACGGAAAAAGCAAAACAATGGTTCGAACTTGTTTACGGAAAAGAGCAAGGGATCTCTGCTACATCGTCTGTTACTCTTGTACCCGGGCAAATCTCCGAACAAAACAGCATCTATGTCCGTACCAACAACCATCTAAGGCAGATTGACTTCTCTCAAATAGTGTATGTTAAAGGATTGAAGGATTACGTATACATCTATTTGGAAAACGAAAAAAGAGCCCTGATTACTCATCTCACCATGAAAGCAATGGAAGAAATGTTGCCTTCTAACCACTTTATGCGTGTCCATCGCTCATACATTGTAGCTCTTGACAAGATAAAGTCGGTAGATCGCAATAACTGCATATACCTTAGTAATGAAGTAATCCATGTGACAGAAACGTATAAAGAAGCATTTATCGCGTACTTGAAGGCTAAAATTCCGTGCTAA
- a CDS encoding TonB-dependent receptor domain-containing protein yields the protein MKNKVVFVFIALLAVFFFPVTANAQITLLRGVLLDSLTHEGEPYATVRITNKHKPDNPVAMTVTDMDGRFEQSLTGKGEFTILFSSVGKSNVNVPFTLKGDSVVNLDTLFIAEDVKQLKNVEIVAQKPLIKMEVDKMSYSIADDADAKSNSLLDMLRKVPMVAVDGNDNITVNGSSNFKVFVDGKPSVMLSSNPSVVLKNMPATSVKNIEVITNPGAKYDAEGVGGVLNLITNKVSGTTNPMNGYNATLRGMANTKGIAGGIYASIQQGKLTMTVNGNVADSKIKNTKTEISREQFDSSGNSFMDNSQLGNTNFKIKMGNLTLGYEIDSMNLLSASFGLMGFGTYVNSFTQTNMSGGNYGTGFGYMGSSDSRGDRYSINGNIDFQHSFAGNKDRMLTLSYLVSSTPDKTNTYSLFDATDENSFLNLTDRYTDAHKNTLENTFQLDYSTPLGIGQILDMGIKYIMRNNSSDSKYYVNKEDAFEYVADNSLNYKHYNDIVAGYAEYSVKVNRWKFNGGLRYEYTWQDVEYKTGQGTDFKVKYGNLVPSANLSYKMNESQNYGLTYNMRISRPGIGFLNPYVDKSDPTSISDGNTNLKSEKAHNLSLVYNLTTPVWMVNLTLRQSLCNNAIEKYSFFKDNLLNTTYDNIVENRQTGLNTFVNWNAGRQTRFTLNGSASYVDLNSMELGISNSGWQGNLMLGFQQTLPWDIRLSMNLISSTKQYNLQGWSTGFNAMMGSLSRTFLKNKLSVSLSGMTSLSSNGLELKLYAKGKEYINRSIVTLPLRNLGVSISYTLGKQQSNKKTKRTISNNDVKNDDSQTESIGNMLIY from the coding sequence ATGAAAAATAAAGTTGTTTTTGTATTTATAGCCTTGCTTGCTGTATTTTTTTTTCCTGTTACTGCGAATGCGCAGATAACATTACTTCGAGGTGTATTATTGGATTCACTCACCCATGAGGGAGAACCTTACGCAACTGTCCGGATTACCAATAAACACAAACCGGACAATCCGGTGGCGATGACGGTAACTGATATGGACGGCAGATTTGAACAATCACTGACCGGTAAAGGAGAATTCACTATTTTGTTCAGTTCTGTCGGGAAAAGTAATGTAAACGTGCCCTTCACCTTAAAAGGCGACTCGGTGGTCAATCTTGATACACTTTTTATCGCAGAGGATGTAAAACAGTTGAAAAACGTCGAGATCGTGGCCCAGAAACCATTAATCAAGATGGAAGTAGACAAAATGAGTTATAGTATTGCCGATGATGCCGATGCAAAATCGAATTCATTACTTGACATGCTCCGCAAGGTACCCATGGTTGCGGTTGATGGTAACGACAACATAACAGTAAACGGCAGCAGTAATTTTAAAGTCTTCGTTGATGGAAAACCAAGCGTGATGCTTAGCAGCAATCCTTCGGTTGTACTTAAAAACATGCCTGCGACCAGCGTAAAGAATATTGAGGTTATCACCAATCCGGGAGCTAAGTACGATGCAGAAGGAGTTGGAGGTGTACTTAACCTGATTACAAATAAAGTATCCGGAACAACCAATCCGATGAATGGCTATAACGCAACTCTACGAGGTATGGCAAATACCAAGGGCATAGCCGGGGGTATTTATGCAAGCATTCAGCAGGGTAAACTTACAATGACTGTTAATGGGAATGTAGCCGACAGCAAGATCAAGAACACAAAGACCGAAATAAGCAGGGAGCAGTTCGACTCTTCGGGTAATTCGTTTATGGATAACTCTCAGTTGGGCAACACCAATTTTAAAATAAAGATGGGCAATCTGACCCTTGGCTATGAGATAGATTCTATGAATTTACTTTCCGCGTCATTTGGTCTAATGGGATTCGGTACTTATGTGAACTCTTTCACACAAACCAACATGAGTGGAGGAAATTATGGGACAGGCTTTGGCTATATGGGTAGCTCTGACTCAAGGGGAGATCGTTATTCCATTAACGGGAACATCGATTTTCAGCATTCTTTTGCAGGGAACAAAGACAGGATGCTGACTTTATCTTATTTAGTCTCATCCACGCCCGACAAAACAAATACGTACAGTTTGTTTGATGCGACTGATGAAAACAGTTTCCTGAATTTAACCGACCGTTATACAGATGCACACAAAAACACATTAGAAAATACGTTTCAGCTGGATTATTCTACGCCTTTAGGTATTGGTCAGATTTTAGATATGGGGATTAAATATATTATGCGTAACAATTCTTCCGATTCCAAATATTATGTAAATAAAGAGGACGCCTTTGAGTATGTAGCCGACAATAGCCTCAACTACAAGCATTATAACGACATAGTGGCCGGGTATGCCGAATACAGTGTGAAGGTGAACCGCTGGAAGTTTAACGGTGGATTGCGTTATGAGTATACCTGGCAGGATGTGGAATATAAAACAGGTCAGGGTACCGACTTTAAGGTAAAATACGGTAATTTGGTTCCGTCTGCCAATCTTTCGTACAAAATGAACGAGAGTCAGAATTATGGGTTGACCTATAACATGCGAATCAGCAGACCGGGTATTGGCTTCTTGAATCCTTACGTGGACAAATCCGATCCTACTAGTATATCGGATGGTAACACAAACCTGAAAAGTGAAAAGGCTCACAATCTGAGTTTAGTCTACAACTTGACAACACCGGTTTGGATGGTGAATCTAACCTTACGACAGAGCTTATGTAACAATGCCATTGAAAAGTACAGTTTTTTCAAAGACAATCTTCTGAATACGACTTACGATAATATTGTGGAAAACCGTCAGACCGGACTAAACACTTTTGTTAACTGGAATGCAGGCAGACAAACCCGTTTCACACTGAATGGAAGTGCATCGTATGTAGATTTGAACAGCATGGAATTGGGTATTTCGAACAGTGGCTGGCAAGGCAACCTAATGTTGGGCTTTCAGCAAACCCTTCCCTGGGATATTCGTTTGAGCATGAACCTGATCAGCTCGACGAAGCAATACAACCTGCAAGGATGGTCTACTGGCTTTAATGCCATGATGGGAAGTTTGTCGCGCACTTTCTTGAAAAACAAACTGAGCGTTAGTCTGTCGGGTATGACCAGCCTGTCGAGCAATGGTCTCGAACTAAAGTTGTACGCCAAAGGAAAAGAATATATCAACCGCTCGATTGTTACCCTACCATTGCGTAACCTCGGTGTAAGCATCAGCTACACGTTGGGTAAGCAACAATCCAATAAGAAGACAAAACGTACAATCAGCAACAACGACGTTAAGAATGATGATTCTCAGACTGAGAGTATTGGAAATATGTTGATTTATTGA
- a CDS encoding IS4 family transposase, with the protein MNKEKYVFAQLISFLNEDKFRRIVNKFQGNRYIKHFTCWNQLLSLMFGQLSNRESLRDLIIALDAHHSKCYHLGIGRNVSRSSLARANQDRDYHIFEEYAYYLINEARQKRATEIFKLGGNIYAFDSTTIDLCLAVFWWAKFRKKKGGIKVHTLYDVETQIPAFIHITEAAVHDSKAMKEIPYESGSYYIFDRAYNNFKMLYKVHQIDAFFVVRAKKNLQYKSIKWKRRLPKNVLSDVTIELIGFYPKQYYPEQFRLVRYWDEEQKREFVFLTNAMHISALQVAELYKNRWQVELFFKWLKQHLKIKKFWGTTENAVRVQIYSAICTYCLVAIVQHDMQLDRSTYEVLQILSISLTDKTLLRDLFDKTKFQNDKERFGPNGPSLFNY; encoded by the coding sequence ATGAATAAAGAGAAATATGTGTTTGCCCAGTTGATCTCATTTCTGAATGAAGATAAGTTCCGACGTATTGTCAACAAGTTCCAAGGGAATCGTTACATCAAGCATTTCACTTGTTGGAATCAACTTCTATCTTTGATGTTCGGACAACTCTCCAATCGTGAAAGTTTGAGAGATTTGATTATCGCTCTTGATGCCCATCACTCTAAATGTTATCACTTGGGAATAGGAAGGAATGTATCAAGATCATCTCTGGCAAGAGCCAATCAAGATAGAGACTATCACATCTTTGAAGAGTATGCCTACTACCTGATAAACGAAGCAAGACAAAAGCGAGCCACGGAAATCTTTAAACTCGGAGGGAACATCTATGCCTTCGATTCGACAACCATTGATTTGTGTCTGGCCGTATTCTGGTGGGCAAAATTCCGCAAGAAAAAAGGTGGTATTAAAGTACATACATTATACGATGTGGAAACACAGATACCTGCATTCATTCATATCACTGAAGCGGCAGTACACGATTCAAAGGCAATGAAAGAAATCCCTTATGAATCTGGCTCTTACTACATCTTTGACCGGGCTTATAACAATTTTAAGATGTTGTATAAAGTTCATCAGATTGACGCATTCTTCGTTGTCAGGGCAAAGAAAAACCTGCAATACAAATCCATCAAATGGAAACGCAGACTTCCCAAGAATGTACTTTCAGATGTGACAATCGAATTGATTGGTTTTTATCCCAAGCAATACTATCCCGAGCAGTTCCGGCTTGTAAGATACTGGGATGAAGAACAAAAACGAGAGTTTGTATTTCTAACCAATGCGATGCACATTTCTGCTCTTCAGGTGGCTGAACTTTACAAGAACCGCTGGCAAGTAGAGTTGTTTTTCAAATGGCTGAAGCAGCACCTCAAAATCAAGAAGTTTTGGGGTACTACCGAAAATGCTGTCCGGGTTCAAATCTATTCAGCCATATGTACATACTGCCTGGTGGCAATCGTTCAACACGATATGCAACTGGATAGAAGTACATACGAAGTTCTTCAAATATTAAGCATTTCATTGACTGATAAAACTCTTCTTCGAGACCTCTTTGATAAAACTAAATTTCAAAATGACAAAGAACGATTTGGACCAAATGGACCAAGTTTATTTAATTATTAA
- a CDS encoding 6-bladed beta-propeller encodes MKKLLFFLSCISALFSCGETTKQEVKSFWDQCDVIAKREVINGDTVIVCDSKLVKQKKNIPLNLLVDSIEVIKMDNKNEEALISKRFVHTYFTENYIGVTAYSYFPMKLFRKDGTFLRHIGAIGQGPGEYTVIDAIDMDEKNDRIYILPFSTDYILVYDFKGNIYPRIKLAESLLYGSTIKVYGDKKQVLVTKPISPDTNYCVWIQDFEGNLIQGAKMSDYYKDVTSFSESTITRLRTDAVELFRLGIPNGNEFLYHYDIPKNRLEPKFMVNGDDFDWNIIHELPHQYIVQKCQRIGADDDELFTQKIIVDKKTLRGCYFDGFETSFGLIYGQYSILYAMNGPSFSIIDFSSKVSEYIQKH; translated from the coding sequence ATGAAAAAACTACTTTTCTTTTTATCCTGTATTTCGGCCCTATTTTCTTGTGGAGAAACGACGAAACAAGAAGTCAAATCATTCTGGGATCAATGTGATGTTATCGCAAAGCGAGAAGTTATCAATGGTGACACCGTAATTGTATGTGATTCTAAATTAGTCAAGCAAAAAAAGAATATCCCTTTGAATTTATTGGTTGATAGTATTGAGGTTATCAAAATGGATAATAAAAATGAAGAAGCACTAATTAGCAAACGGTTTGTTCATACCTATTTTACAGAAAATTATATAGGAGTAACTGCCTATAGCTATTTTCCAATGAAATTATTCCGTAAAGACGGAACTTTTTTGCGCCATATCGGAGCCATAGGACAAGGTCCGGGTGAATATACCGTAATAGATGCTATAGACATGGATGAAAAAAACGACCGGATCTATATATTACCTTTTAGTACCGATTACATATTGGTTTATGATTTTAAAGGGAATATATATCCCCGCATAAAATTAGCTGAAAGTCTGCTTTATGGTTCAACTATAAAGGTTTACGGAGACAAAAAACAGGTGTTGGTTACCAAACCGATTAGTCCGGATACTAATTATTGTGTATGGATTCAGGATTTTGAAGGAAATCTGATTCAAGGGGCTAAAATGTCTGACTACTATAAAGATGTAACCTCGTTCAGTGAATCAACCATCACCCGTCTTCGTACAGATGCAGTCGAATTGTTCAGATTGGGAATTCCTAATGGAAACGAGTTTTTGTATCATTATGATATTCCTAAAAATCGTTTAGAGCCGAAGTTTATGGTAAATGGGGATGATTTTGATTGGAATATTATACATGAACTACCGCATCAATATATTGTTCAAAAATGTCAGAGAATTGGGGCTGATGATGATGAGCTATTTACACAAAAAATAATAGTCGATAAGAAAACATTAAGAGGTTGTTATTTTGACGGATTTGAAACATCATTCGGGCTTATATATGGTCAATATAGTATTTTATATGCGATGAATGGTCCTTCCTTTAGTATAATAGATTTTAGTAGTAAAGTAAGTGAATATATTCAAAAACACTAG